A window of Centropristis striata isolate RG_2023a ecotype Rhode Island chromosome 13, C.striata_1.0, whole genome shotgun sequence genomic DNA:
tagtctcactcacaatcctctggtaaagctgtcagagttttagtttgggcgcaggacacagagaagtgccaccaaaacgcaacaactgccccattgagtcccatattaaaaacacaggaggatttttgaaataatcagattttaccgtttttttagatcgctctaacaaagctattttttcatttttcttaaaaaaaaatatatgtagacgttcaggaagaactcaggacgctcaaagtgaagtcaaatcagtgataggtattatggttttgccgaaaatgctttctgttcgaggccagaaattccagtctctCCACCTCTGGCTGTATTGGCTGACCAGTTCTAAATAACAATACTTagtaaattcccgccctttttgattagccacgccccatttcttaactaatgaaccgtttgacCTAGAAatttgtataaggtgtcagattacaccccccccccccccccctttggTTTAGCCAAATCGCATtgcattatgtatttatttaaccattCATATGAACATTTGATTGTATAATTATTTAAGCATTTAATcatgaatattataataatgaataatgaaattaatataATGAATCAATGggatatgtatgtatttaaataaCCCTTATacaagttattttatattttatctgttttatttttaacttttattcctCATTCAATGATTTTACTGCATTGCACCTTGTAACtcaaaaagacactttaaaaattaaattcactttctcacacacacacacgcacacgcacacacacacacacacacaaaatcagaaaCAGCCCCACGTGTGTTTGagtgacaggcagacaggcagattGATCACGCAATTCTATTGGACCAGACATCACTTGACTTGGCACTATAAAGTTCTTTCGCGGGCTTTCCTCCTTCCCGTGTTTCAGACACACCCACACTGAGCGGACGCACAGTGAGTGAGAGAAATACGGACTTTTGCTTGGCTTTAACCTGCTTTTGGACAACCATTTGGATTACTTTTGGATTACCTGTTGGACTACCTGCTTGACGGATCTACGTGGACTTGTTTTCAAAGGTAAGATATAttaaatttcatgctttttatgCTCTCTGCGCTGTGTTtcatcaagaaaaaaattaaacagtatGTCTTGTGTGCAGTGTCTCAACCTAGCAACATAAGCTACCTAGCCTAACACTCAGTAATAATGCTGAcctataaattatattttaatgaattaagaAAGATAATTTTAATAACAGCATTGTGTGTCTACACTGGTGGGCGGGGAATAGCTGGTTAGCAGGGCCGGAACTCAAGTAGCAACATTAGCTAGCTAGGCAAACAATAAGGCCCTTGTGCAGTGTCTCAACCAGGCAAAAGGCCTAGCTACCTAGGCAAACATTCGGTAATAATGCTGaacattaaattatattttaatgaattaagaaagataattttaatcagagcattgtgtttgtgtacacTGGTGTGTGGGGGTGTAACATCATAGCTGTATTAGCTGTAGGCTAAAGTCCGGCTGTGCTAAAAATAGCTTTGGAGCTGTGCTAGTAATTTAGCCTGCCTCCATTCACAACAAATAAActacatttattaaatgtacCATTATTAGTGAAGGAGGCAGATAAATAGCTAAACATGACATGTTGAGCATGAGAGGAGACAGAAGCTAGGTTGAGACGCCTCAATTCAACCCCATTGTCAAGTTTCGCGCCACAGGTAGTGATGTCATCTGTCGCTGGGCAGAAACTGACACACTTGTCTGTGAGTGCCTAAATACATGCagtacatagagacagacagagaaaactgCTGAATGTACGACCATTGTGTACATATATGATTATAGATGCATATGAATTTACTGAGGACGCACAAaagcattttatattattatttttatacaattatttatttaatcatttattgaccatttaatttcatcattattttattattatttaatcataAATAACATTTGTTATTTGTTGGTACAAAAAATAACTTGAATTACATGTATGCTATTGTGTGTTACTGGATATATATCCTCTATGGATGTTAAAGCTGATGTTGGTGTAATGCACTTTGTATATGCCACTATTGATCAGCTATTATCAGATGTGTGAATATGGTTTTCAGTTAACTGAAAAAGCTGTTTATTGTGACATCACCGCCCGCTGTGGctactgtgtgtgtgggagtgtgtgtctgtttgtctgtcatttgtgtttctgtgtgtctgtctgataGTGAGTGTGTAGAAGAGTCTGCCTGTCtatcatgtttgtgtttctgtgtgtgtctgtctatgtTTGTCATGTGACCTCATGGCCCGCCGTGGCTGTCTGCATGTTGGCTTATGTTAGAGTGTTGCAGTGTGTATTGATCACTTATAGCTCACTGTTATCAGATATGTGAATATGGTTTTCAGTTGACTGATTAAGCTGTTtattgtgacatcatcgcccGCCGTGGctactgtactgtgtgtgtgtgattctgtgtttctgtctgtctctgtgtgtttctgtctgtatgtgtttttgctgtctgtctctcttacTGTCTGTATGTGCAGGGATGCAAACAAGTCGCTTTTCGGCGATTCTCGCTTTTTTCACGGGTGTTTGGGTGACTTGTGCAAATTGTGTAGATCCgatgagttttattttttgggggggacgTTTATGAGCAACGGGAGTTTGTTTTAGAAACTTTTGGGGACTTTGGGGAACCAgaattaatctttattttcGCCTCTCAAAACTTCTTATATCCGGTCAGTTTATAATGTTAAAGTGACATGGATATCTGTGTATAATCAATAATGTCGCTGCAGTATTTATGCCTTTTTAGATGTGTGCTCTGTTTTGTGACTGCACATCCGCACGGCACAGGCTGGCAAGGGCGACATGTGGGGGGGATGGGCTACCTGTCTCAACCTGTCTGTGCGCCTGTAGCCCCCGCTGTGATTTGATCAGCACTGACTAGTTTGATAGTTTGATGTGAATTTTGTTTCAAGTGAGTAACGTTAATACTGACctccattgaaaaaaaaccttctaaTTTACACAACGATGATTGTGACGGATCACCTGGTAACTGGTCATTTAACATtgtttaacattttacattgttaCTGAAATGAGTCCAATTTTATCTACAAAATGTGTGCCAAATTACATTGAAGTGGCTAAATGAGTGTTTTTTCAATATCATCCATGTTTATCCTAAACTCCTCTAAACAAGGGTTGTTGTGAATAGTGTATTTTTTATAAGGGAGTTCTGCAGGCAGCTGGACAGAGTTCAGTATCTCCAGCACACCTCAGAGCAGATGATTCTGCTTATTGTTTATTGGTGCTTCGGAggctctctcttttttcaccATACCTATTGCATCCCTGTATGTGTTTGgctgtctctgtttctgtctgtctctctgtgtttctgtctgcctCCATTTCTGTCATATGTATGTTTCTGTGCTTTTGTCTGTATGTTTGTcagtgtgttatgtgtgtgtgtttctgtgtgtgtctgtcaagAATGACATCACTCTTCCCAGTCtgtattcttttctcttttctgtaatttcatATAAACCACAGTCTAAaactattgttttcttttttgcagcttCCCACTCAGAGGCTTCTGAGAGCAAGaccccacacacaccacacttcATTCATTCTTGATCTTAAATTGAGAATCACATACTGAGAATCACatagaacacaaacacagcacacaacataaaatacatagaCCTATACTGACCATAAATTAattctcacagacacacacacacacacacacacactctttgcaTTGTTTATTGTTCCAGTGATTGTTGATATTGTGTTTGTTCAAATTTCACACTTTTACACTGCATTGTGTACGTCTGTGAGATAACCGTGTTTTGGAGTATTTCTTCTTGAGTGTTTACAGCTTGGTGTAGGACGAGATGCCGCGGAAGGGGAAGCGTTGCAGGGCCCAGAAGCAGCGATGGAGCAAGCCGGACCAGGTAGACACTGCAGCTCAGCCCATCCACTGTCACCCAACAAGCAAACTACATAATAGATAGCTTTAGGGCTATATGTTACAACAGACTGCAAACCATTAAAGTAGACGTGAGGAAAATTAGTGCTTCTTCTGTCAAGTGACTGCAATGTGTCACTTATTGACTGCATTTGATTGGTTTTGTGTTTTGAGGTGACCCAGCTGGAGACGCCGCCGCCAGCCCAGCCTTTCTGGACCCAGAAGGATGGACCCAGCCCCTCCCAGTCTCCTGCTCAGAAGGTATAGTGCTCACTCCATGCTTATTATCAATTAGTATTGAAATACACTGTGTAATTCAAAGTGTTCAGTTTTAGTAACTTGATTTCTGTGTGTCAGATGGCCAAGCTCCACATCCCTCTGCCGACCTCACCCTCCTGCTCCCCTTACCAGCCTGGAcaggtatttttatttctcttacaactaacacacacacacacacacacacacacacacagggtatTTGCAGTACAGTGCTCCACAACTACACAAGTTCTCAGTGTACCACAAGTGTGAGTAGTGATGTAATACTTTGTCTCTGTCCCACCACCAGGTGCGTCTGCCCCCCTCTGACTTCCGCCCAGGTATGTAGcccactgtttgtttttcattacatGTAAATTGTATATTCTTGTTGTTTAATTGTAAACAGGTTATCCCTGAGctttttacaggttttataATGTAAAGGTGTTGACTTTGTTTTAAGCAGCTTTGAcagtttttgtgtctgtgcttgCACCTAGGCCGCGGTACGGGTCGTCGCCATCGCATGCTGCTGTGGGAGAAGTCCACATTTACTGGCCGATTCCGGAAGTTGGTCATCCCAGCAGAGTCACCCGACAAGAAGGTATAATACTCTTGGATTCCATTGAGTAAAATCTGATTGTTGTAGTAATGGGAGATCTTTGcaagttgatttaaaaaaaaaaaaaaaaaaaatgtcttcttatGCAGTTCGTCCTGCTTGTTGGTGACTCCCACCTTCGGGCCATCGCCGACGGGTTTGTGAGGATGCCAGACCAACTGCTGTCCTTTGGCGTCCTGTCCGTCCCTGGGGCGTCGGCAGTTGAGTTGCGTACTGAGGTACTGAATGCTGTGCTGCCTCGCTCACCCGAGGCAGTCTGCATTTTAGCACCCAGTAACGACTTGACTGCCAGCAGGACCATCACTGAGGCAGGGGTCGCGTTTGGTAAGCTCCTGCTGACTGCCTGTGCTATCTGGCCCAACGTgagtatttttatattgttattatcttgATAATATGTTTGAATATATACTTGGTTTTGTGAGTGTAACTTTAatttctttgacattttgaaaGAGACAATGTAATTTCTGAGAAAtaacatgtttctctctctataGGTCTGTGTTCTGGACTTCCCTCCCCGTCTGACCGTGGAGCTGGCCCTGCAGGACCTTCTGCGCCAGGAGTACCACCGTGTGGCTGCACGTATGggtatgtaaacaaaaaaaagggacaGTAACATGTATAACAGTGTTTGTTGATATAAAAGTGGCAGTGCCAAATTTCACTCCTAATTGATTTGGCTCAAAATATGTATGTATCAATGAGTCAATAATTCAATAAGtcatgatgttgtttttttttgtattttactttaGGTGTCAGGTACGTCTCTGCCACCGACCGCTTTCCGCTGACACAACTTGACCTGTGGTGTCCTGACGGTGTAAGTACAATATGTTACACTCTaagatgtgaaaaaatgtgaTGTGCATATTTTTGGTAGATGATAGGAAAAGTTCAGGTACAGGTTTACTGTGAAATTGTCTGCTAAATCACTTTTGATCATGTTTGTCAGGTCCACCTCAGTGACGACGGGATGGTGAGGCTTGCGGAGTTGCTGCGGTGGGCCCCTTACCAGCAGCTGCTGGAGTCCACAGTCCCGAGGGCCCAGACACCTCCCAGGACGCCGCCTCCTGCCAGACGTGTCTCACCAAAAGTGGTTGTGAAGGGCGTGGTCACCGCGCCACGTCCATCCAGCCCTTTTGAGTGGACATGTGTTGGGCAGACCAAGAAGGTAATAGATTGCACCCTGTACCTGTATGGTTGAAACATTGTCAAAAGGGATGTTCTGTaaacattttgcatttgtttctgttaaatagtatcaattaaaaaaaaaaactggcatttCTCATTACAGATGGACCAGCCAGCGGAGCCTGCACAGCATGTTCGTCCTGTTTATAATTTGCTTCATGTTAAACAATTAACAGATGATTATTGAGGTCTATGATTTGATGGTCAACGACTCTTTCTGTATGCTGTCTTCACAGGTGGACGTGGGGGTGCATCCAATCCCGCTAAATCCTGTGTGGTTTAGTCCGGCGATCTTGGATGTGATGGAGAAGGCCGTTCCAGCCCACCTTCCCAGTGCTGTGGAGTGCGCAGCTCGTCCGGACGGCAGGAAGGTAATGTTGATGCAAATGTCATCTTTTCATTGAGGCGTCTTTAAAAAGTGTTTCCCTCTTCCTGTTTATATTGTCTTTGAGCTAAGCCACAAATATGGTGTGAAGAAAGTCTGTATGATTTTTGTTCCACCAGAAGTCGACCGTGGAGCGCCAGGAGAGACGTGATGCCTCCAAGAGGACACCGCAGAAGCAGCAGGTTTGTCATATTATGTCTGATTATTTGAGTAATACTTGACTtatttggatttgtttgttgtgtatttAGAGTAGACACACTAgtagacaaaaacatttttacatgtatgtcATATTTAGTGAATAATTGTTACACAGTATTAAAATACATGTTATAATTTTGTTAATGCAGTTCAcacagttatttatttcttgttgtAGGTGGAGGCACCGCCCGTGGAGGAGTCCTCCAAGCCAGCGCCTCGCAGTCCTAGGAGAGCGGTGGTGACTGAGGAGCCTGGTGCGTCTGGCCCTGCCCAGCCACAGGAGTCCACCTTCCAGGAACGTCCCAGCCAGGTAATTTGCATCATTTAACTGCTGCACCTCTGTCtgcactcactctctcacacacacactttctgacCCAGGGTTGTGAACCACTGGACtcagtagttttatttttaatacttaaatatattttgctgcTAATACttatgtgccttttttatttattcagtatttgccatgcaggacttttacttgtaatggagcaTTTTTACATTGTTGTCTTGGTACTTGGATGTTAATACTTTCTCCACACACTGCTATATGTTGGAGGCATGTAAGGTATGTTAAAGAATATAagattaatgatgatgatgaatgaaacGAATTGATTAATGATGAGATTGATAATGATTGAACTGTCACttataaagaaaaatgatatatcatgataaaaatgacaacattccttaaaataatttcaggatCCTGCCGTCGGTCCGAGCCATCGCACTCAATCGGTGAGGGCGTCGCATTCCCAGAAGGATAAGAGGTATGGAACCTTTTCTCGCAATCACCAATGTACTTGCATGGCTCTCACCTTTCTTGCCTACCACCATGAGGGGGTTGATTTTGACAGGGTCTCACTTGATAGAGTACTTCAACAGGGGAATGCACTCTATGAAGGTATCAAACAGCAGCTTCTGTTGGACAAAAGGTTCCAAAGCAACCACTTGACCATAGAGGAGATGCCAAAACAGGTTTTTACTGTTTCAAACACCTACGATGTTCTCTTGGACATGTCGGACTTGAGAGTTGGTTTCTTGAATGTCGTCGATGGAAGTCCTCGAAGCAGAAGAGGAATGTGCCTTGCTGAACAACTGGAGAGCCTCTCTCAAGGTGTCAGCTGTGCTTTTCTCATTGTCACTCCTGAGTGCATTGCAGTGTTTCGTGACAGGTTCGGACACTACGGGTTGTTTGATTCCCACTCAAGGTCTGCAAGAGGTTTGCCTCACCATGATGGAAAGGCGATCATGCTGACTTTCTCTAATTTGAGTGACATGGTTGATCATTTGCTTGTGCTTTTTAAAGACCGTGGTTCTTATGGCAGCTATGAGTTCATGCCAGTTTCCTTTGTAAGTGACCACAGTGTCAGTGAGATGCCTGGGCAGTCAGAGGATGTGACCATCAGGCAACCTACAACAGCAGTACCAGAAGTGAAAATCTTTGAGGAAGCCTATAACAGACAGCCAAAAAATCTGGACTTGAGTCAGCGAGTCAACACAACAAAGTGCACAACAAAAACGGAGACGGATTTTTCCAGACTGACCAAAGAGAGGCGAAGAAAGGCTATGCGTAGAGAAACTGGGGGCAAAAAGCAAAATGTACCACTAGGAGACGACACAAGCAGCACTAAAAGAGTGCAACATGAAAAGGAGAAATATGCCAGCAGTTTAAAGTTTCGGCTGACAAAAGTGCAGGCAATGAAGAATAAGTATGCGAAAGAACGTCATCACCGCAAACTAAAGAAGCAGTACATCAAAAGAAGATACAACATGGATCCTGAttttcagagaaaacaaaaacagtacctGAAGGAGAGGTGCAGCAGCAATCctgatttaaaaagcaaacGGAAAATTCAAATGCAAAAGTACTTGAGGGACAGGTACAGCACCGATTCGAAtttcaaatgcaaacaaaaggaCTACATGAAGGACAGGTACCGTGCTGATCTGGAtttcaaatgcaaacaaaaggaCTACATGAAGGACTACATCAAGGACAGGTACCGTGCTGATCTGGAtttcaaatgcaaacaaaaggaCTACGTCAAGGACAGGTACAGCACTGATCTGGATTTTCAGAGTCaacagaaaaagtatgtgagAGAAAAATATCGCAACAACCCAGACTTCAGACTGCATCACCTACAACACTGCAGTCGCAACAGAAGGGACAGACTGGCTAAAAATGCTGCACTTCGTATTCGCTACAAGTTGCAGTGTGCACTCAGGATCAAGAGGAAATACATGGACATCGTAAACCAGCGCCAGGAAACTCCACACCCTGTGGTCAACCCTGTGATGGAAGAAGCCATATCTACATTCCGGGAAAGGATTCGACATGGGCCCACACATGTCTGCACAGTGTGTCACAGAGCTCTGTTCCCCAATCAGGTAAGGCATTGCAACAGAGCCAAATATGTCAAAAACATTTGCGTGGTGGCTGCTTGCTTGACAGGTAAGTATGTCCACGTATGTGACACTGAATGCTCAGCCCCATGCACCGTTCCACAAGACAGGATGCGTGAATGGATCTGCCACACCTGTCACAGCCACTTGTCTAGAGGAAGAATGCCATCCATGGCAGCTGCGAACAACCTGGAGCTTGCACCCATTCCCCCGGAGCTCGAAGACCTGAATGTGCTGGAGAGACAATTGATTGCAAAGATTTTACCGTTTGCGAAGATAGTTGCCTTGCCCAAAGGACGTCAAAGAGCAGTACACGGAGCAGTTGTGTGTGTACCATCAGAGCTGGAAGCCACAGTCAATGCTCTTCCGAGGCCGAGCGCCGAAGCCCAGCTGTTACAAGTAAAGTTGAAGCGCAACATCAAATACAAGGGCTATCAGCACTTCTTCACAGTCAACATGAAGAATGTGCTAGCAGGGCTAAGGATACTGAAAGAGACTCACTCAGAATACACCAACATTGAGATAGATGACTGCGCTGAATTTGAAAGTCTCGAAGACCTGCCAGTTGACGAAGAGGAACCACAGGAAGCCCCAGATGCTGCACAGCCCGAGGAGCAGAAGagcagaagaggagaagaagacatGGAACCCGTTGCAGGCACATCTCGTGAAAAGCAGCCCAAGGATGTGGACAAGGATAAGGAAAAGGAGGACCTCAGGCCTGGTCTGGCCTTGGACACGTGCATGCAGCCTCCTGACATAGCGCAGGAGGTTCTGTCATATGGGGATGGCATATTTAGCATTGCTCCTGCCCAAGGAAACAAACCCGTCGGTTTCTTTGCCATTCCGAAGCTTGAAGCCATGGCCTTTCCTGTTCAGTTCCCAACTGGAGAGAACACCTTGGATGAGCGCAGAAGAATCCTTCTGTCCCCAAGCGCTTACTTCAACACAAGGCTTCTCTGTGTGGATATCCGGTTTGCAAGGGACCAGAGTTAcctgtttttttcacaatttgtaACGGAAACCCACATGGCTAGGAACAGCATGTCCATTCAAACGCGCAAGGGGAAAAAATTCACCAAAGATGGGAGGAAAATTTCTAACAAGATGCTTCAGGACAAAGACGAGCTGGAACAACTAATCCAAACGAAGGAGGCGACCCGTTTCATGCAACCCCTCAGAGGCACTCCAGCGTACTGGGAGAAAACGCTACGAGATCTTCACGCCATGGTCAGACAGTTGGGCAAGCCGACGTTTTTCATCACCTTTTCCGCCGCGGAAATGAGATGGCCTGAAGTCATTAACATAATCAAAGCTCAACAAGGAGAGGAAGGGGACTTCTCAGAGCTGGACTGGAATGAGAAATGCGAGATTCTCCACAGCAATCCTGTAACTGTGATGCGCCTGTTTGAGAAGCGAGTGGACGCGCTCATGACAGATCTGCTCCTGTCACCTGCACAACCCATCGGTCCAGTGGAAGATTACTTTTATCGggtggagtttcaagccagaggAAGTCCACATATTCATATGCTAGTTTGGATAAAAGATGCCCCCGAGATAGAG
This region includes:
- the LOC131983351 gene encoding uncharacterized protein LOC131983351; translated protein: MAKLHIPLPTSPSCSPYQPGQVRLPPSDFRPGRGTGRRHRMLLWEKSTFTGRFRKLVIPAESPDKKFVLLVGDSHLRAIADGFVRMPDQLLSFGVLSVPGASAVELRTEVLNAVLPRSPEAVCILAPSNDLTASRTITEAGVAFGKLLLTACAIWPNVCVLDFPPRLTVELALQDLLRQEYHRVAARMGVRYVSATDRFPLTQLDLWCPDGVHLSDDGMVRLAELLRWAPYQQLLESTVPRAQTPPRTPPPARRVSPKVVVKGVVTAPRPSSPFEWTCVGQTKKMDQPAEPAQHVDVGVHPIPLNPVWFSPAILDVMEKAVPAHLPSAVECAARPDGRKKSTVERQERRDASKRTPQKQQVEAPPVEESSKPAPRSPRRAVVTEEPGASGPAQPQESTFQERPSQDPAVGPSHRTQSVRASHSQKDKRAETGS